A stretch of Endozoicomonas sp. SCSIO W0465 DNA encodes these proteins:
- a CDS encoding IS1595 family transposase: MDRPPRKRRLKGAPGRGTLEKDKPPVLGMIQRGGQVIINMLSNVKKATIEPFIKKHVAPQSQIYTDEYNIYDDLESWGFRHKTVCHGKGEYARDDDKDGIYEVHVNTMEGFWSLLRSWLRPHRGISQEALPLYLGFFEFLHNIGRRGKSLLQPLVNLLVT; encoded by the coding sequence CTGGATCGTCCACCGAGAAAAAGAAGGCTTAAAGGCGCTCCGGGCCGTGGGACTCTTGAAAAAGACAAACCGCCGGTATTGGGAATGATTCAAAGGGGAGGTCAGGTCATTATCAACATGCTGTCGAACGTTAAGAAGGCGACAATCGAACCATTTATCAAGAAACACGTAGCCCCACAGAGCCAGATTTATACCGATGAATACAACATCTATGATGACCTTGAAAGCTGGGGCTTCAGACATAAAACGGTCTGTCACGGCAAAGGTGAGTATGCTCGTGATGATGACAAAGACGGTATTTACGAGGTGCATGTTAATACTATGGAGGGGTTTTGGTCACTTCTACGCTCGTGGCTAAGGCCTCACAGGGGAATATCCCAAGAGGCTTTACCCCTTTACCTTGGCTTTTTTGAGTTTTTGCATAATATTGGCCGAAGAGGCAAAAGTCTTCTTCAGCCCTTAGTCAACTTGCTGGTTACATAG
- a CDS encoding transposase, whose product MNIGRISDIISNDTCFEMIRENRWPDGTVLCPHCDSENVKKNGHDNVQVECQHYYCKSCKRYFDDLTNTVFAGHHRPLKVWIACLYLMGLNVSNSQIAQELDLCVSDAHHMTTVLRNGVVDRKPEVILDGEVEFDEVYIVAGHKGHPEALKKSGSSTEKKKA is encoded by the coding sequence ATGAATATAGGCCGAATCTCAGATATCATCAGTAATGACACCTGCTTTGAGATGATCCGTGAGAACCGCTGGCCAGATGGCACTGTTCTCTGTCCGCACTGTGATTCTGAGAATGTCAAAAAGAATGGACACGACAATGTGCAGGTAGAGTGCCAGCACTATTACTGTAAGTCCTGTAAGCGCTACTTCGATGACCTGACAAATACGGTTTTCGCAGGACACCACCGACCACTCAAAGTCTGGATTGCCTGTCTCTATTTAATGGGGCTGAACGTCTCCAACAGCCAGATAGCTCAGGAACTTGATCTGTGTGTCAGTGATGCACACCATATGACCACAGTCTTACGAAATGGTGTTGTTGACCGAAAGCCTGAAGTGATTCTTGATGGCGAAGTTGAATTCGACGAGGTCTACATTGTAGCTGGTCACAAGGGACACCCTGAAGCATTAAAAAAATCTGGATCGTCCACCGAGAAAAAGAAGGCTTAA
- a CDS encoding sulfite exporter TauE/SafE family protein encodes MALSISELSFTLLIGCLIGLALGMTGVGGGVLMIPILRGVFGMNPVLAVGTASLCAFLMKINAAAIHIRMGNISWRKSGLMLAGAIPATFLTTQYIVRLSQNPETASFINGTVDLMVIAAIVLSLVSMVYKDLKDLKSRKKPEVTVAETTEEMIPMGNIAPWRPLLAGVGSGVVIGATGVGGGVLLLPILTVLLQVNIKQAVGSSIVIALLLSGLSALNYADGGQADMTTAIVLIAGSMIGVPIAGKLVKVLSDTLLHRITLGLIAVSALMMLSSSLA; translated from the coding sequence ATGGCTCTCAGTATCAGTGAGCTGAGCTTTACTCTGCTGATTGGCTGCCTGATCGGCCTTGCCTTGGGAATGACCGGCGTCGGGGGCGGTGTCTTAATGATCCCTATATTAAGAGGTGTATTCGGTATGAATCCGGTACTGGCCGTTGGTACCGCCAGCCTGTGTGCCTTTTTGATGAAAATCAATGCGGCAGCGATTCATATCCGTATGGGCAATATCAGCTGGCGGAAAAGCGGCCTGATGCTGGCCGGAGCTATCCCCGCTACATTTTTGACCACACAATATATTGTTCGACTGTCGCAGAATCCCGAGACTGCAAGCTTTATCAATGGCACCGTGGACCTGATGGTTATTGCCGCGATTGTGTTGTCCCTGGTCAGTATGGTTTATAAAGATCTGAAAGATTTGAAAAGCAGGAAAAAGCCGGAAGTGACAGTAGCAGAGACAACCGAAGAAATGATTCCCATGGGCAATATAGCTCCCTGGCGGCCGCTGCTGGCCGGCGTTGGATCAGGTGTTGTGATTGGTGCAACTGGCGTAGGTGGTGGTGTACTGTTGCTGCCGATTCTGACCGTACTGTTACAGGTAAACATCAAACAGGCCGTGGGATCTTCTATTGTCATTGCCCTATTGCTCTCTGGCCTGTCCGCTCTCAATTATGCTGATGGTGGTCAGGCGGATATGACCACGGCCATTGTCCTGATTGCCGGCTCTATGATTGGTGTGCCCATTGCCGGAAAGCTGGTAAAGGTACTTTCTGACACCTTATTGCATCGAATTACACTGGGTTTGATTGCTGTCAGTGCATTGATGATGCTCTCCAGTTCATTGGCTTGA
- a CDS encoding IS66 family transposase: MIPELPATMSAEILLKENAELRMRVACLEERCRELEEKVGKNSQNSSKPPSSDGYQKPCKNSNSPDHSDDLSADKGTDPSDEKPNPKSLRQSSGNKAGGKKGHQGTCLKQVDIPDYIEYLPVKECNKCQASLLDSEPVKYIERQVFEPGRPGEFEVTAHRAEVKICTCGCRNQAEFPEGVTAAAQYGSATQAMAVYLNQYHFLPFKRVSEYFNTLYKMSVSAGTVANFVARTYENLASTEEVIRDALRESSVAGADETGMRAEGSLHWLHVMRDEQWTLYYLSEKRGREAMDTMGILLTFAGVLVHDHWKSYFAYAATHVLCNAHHLRELLGVVDRDSNQLALRLMKLLRLSWHYCKGFKTIGMLQMPSVVCERIEKIYDRLLQRALMKEVVYMEKQREELKRKKVKNTKAYNLFKRLTEFKAETLRFMSDFTIPFDNNGSERDVRMAKLKQKISGCFRSADGGSMFARIRSYLSSARKQGMDIYQSLHRAVRNYCNMPLLSAE; encoded by the coding sequence ATGATTCCAGAACTACCCGCAACTATGTCGGCTGAGATTCTCTTGAAAGAGAATGCAGAGCTGCGGATGAGAGTTGCCTGTCTGGAAGAGCGATGTCGAGAATTGGAAGAAAAGGTTGGCAAGAACAGTCAAAACAGCAGCAAGCCGCCATCGTCTGATGGTTATCAAAAACCTTGTAAAAACAGTAATTCTCCAGATCATTCTGACGACCTTTCCGCAGATAAAGGTACCGATCCATCGGATGAAAAACCCAATCCTAAAAGTCTGAGACAGTCTTCTGGTAATAAAGCCGGTGGAAAGAAAGGGCATCAGGGCACTTGTCTTAAACAGGTCGATATCCCTGACTATATTGAGTACCTTCCGGTTAAAGAATGCAATAAATGTCAGGCGTCTCTTCTTGATAGTGAGCCGGTCAAATATATTGAACGACAGGTGTTTGAACCAGGGAGACCGGGTGAATTTGAAGTAACGGCCCATAGAGCTGAAGTAAAAATCTGCACTTGTGGTTGTCGGAATCAGGCTGAATTCCCGGAAGGTGTTACCGCTGCCGCACAATATGGCTCAGCCACACAGGCTATGGCCGTCTATCTTAACCAATACCATTTCCTGCCTTTTAAGCGCGTGTCAGAGTATTTTAATACTCTCTATAAAATGAGTGTAAGTGCAGGCACTGTCGCCAATTTTGTGGCCAGAACCTATGAAAATCTGGCTTCTACTGAAGAGGTTATTCGTGACGCCTTGCGGGAATCGTCTGTTGCCGGAGCCGATGAAACGGGTATGCGGGCCGAGGGCTCTTTGCACTGGCTACACGTTATGCGGGATGAACAATGGACGCTCTACTACTTGTCTGAAAAGCGAGGTCGTGAGGCCATGGACACGATGGGCATACTGCTAACATTTGCAGGCGTTCTGGTTCATGATCATTGGAAATCCTATTTTGCATATGCGGCAACTCACGTACTTTGCAATGCCCATCACCTGAGGGAGCTTTTGGGTGTTGTTGATAGGGACAGCAATCAACTGGCGTTGCGATTGATGAAGCTACTGAGGCTTTCCTGGCATTACTGCAAGGGCTTTAAGACCATAGGTATGCTACAGATGCCAAGTGTTGTCTGTGAACGAATCGAGAAGATTTATGACCGGTTGCTTCAGCGGGCTCTAATGAAAGAAGTCGTCTATATGGAGAAGCAACGAGAGGAGCTTAAGCGCAAGAAAGTCAAGAATACTAAAGCTTACAATCTCTTCAAACGACTCACTGAGTTCAAGGCTGAGACACTGCGCTTCATGTCAGATTTTACCATTCCCTTCGATAACAATGGCAGTGAGCGGGATGTTCGAATGGCCAAGTTAAAGCAGAAAATCTCAGGCTGCTTCAGGAGTGCAGACGGTGGTTCTATGTTTGCACGGATTCGCAGCTATTTGTCGTCTGCCAGAAAACAGGGAATGGACATATATCAATCACTTCATAGAGCTGTTCGGAATTACTGTAATATGCCTTTGCTCAGTGCTGAATAG